In Nonomuraea muscovyensis, the following proteins share a genomic window:
- a CDS encoding polysaccharide deacetylase family protein: MPILMYHSVTDQPKDETRALSVRPSDFAEQLAYLAESGFTPLTFGALAAALHHDRSGALPDKPVVVTFDDGYADFHAQALPILERRRFPATVFVTSGWLADAGADAAGRPLDDMLNWGQVREAAQAGIEIGGHSHSHPQLDQLRDAELRDELRRNKGLLEERAGAPVATMAYPFGYSSARVRREVRAAGYTAACAVANAVAADRHDVLAVPRLTVARSTGMDKFRRAVEDRGVPLLYLKERALTKGYAVVRRARYAVRQVVPQ, encoded by the coding sequence GTGCCGATCCTCATGTACCACTCGGTCACCGACCAGCCGAAGGACGAGACACGCGCGCTGTCGGTACGCCCGTCCGACTTCGCCGAGCAGCTCGCCTACCTGGCCGAGAGCGGGTTCACCCCGCTGACGTTCGGCGCCCTCGCCGCCGCGCTGCACCACGACCGCAGCGGGGCGCTGCCCGACAAGCCGGTCGTGGTGACGTTCGACGACGGCTACGCCGACTTCCACGCGCAGGCACTGCCGATCCTGGAGCGGCGCCGCTTCCCCGCCACGGTCTTCGTGACCAGCGGGTGGCTGGCCGACGCCGGTGCCGACGCGGCCGGCCGTCCGCTGGACGACATGCTGAACTGGGGCCAGGTCCGCGAGGCCGCCCAGGCCGGCATCGAGATCGGCGGCCACAGCCACAGCCATCCCCAGCTCGACCAGCTCCGCGACGCCGAACTCCGCGACGAGCTGCGCCGCAACAAGGGCCTGCTGGAGGAAAGGGCCGGCGCCCCGGTGGCGACCATGGCCTACCCCTTCGGCTACTCCAGCGCGCGGGTGCGCCGCGAGGTGCGCGCGGCCGGCTACACCGCCGCGTGCGCCGTGGCCAACGCCGTCGCCGCCGACCGGCACGACGTGCTGGCCGTGCCGCGGCTGACCGTGGCCAGGAGCACCGGCATGGACAAGTTCCGCCGCGCGGTCGAGGACCGCGGCGTCCCGCTGCTCTACCTGAAGGAGCGGGCGCTGACCAAGGGCTACGCGGTCGTCCGGCGGGCCAGGTACGCGGTGCGACAGGTCGTCCCCCAGTGA
- a CDS encoding lipopolysaccharide biosynthesis protein: MSGDVRPAERPAGLRRWLPSDLNDPLLRNAYALMLNAGAGAAIGLGYWTVTARVFDEKDVGVGMAILAAMRFLAAITSFGFVGTVARFVPQSGRQTGRFVGTVYLAGAGLAVVACLVFLLTLPSWGETYSLLSGWTAGVIFTAMVIVWGICTLQDVVLTALRKAPWVPVANLIFWVIRFGVLAACAFALASSSGVAVSWVVFLAWIGPGLLVALCLNTIVFRRLIPQHARVTAADRLPPTRQIGRFLAGDYAGSIFTLLFNYGVPVLVAAQVTEEMNAYYGLTITLGAMLEMLSYTMASSLTVEGAFDSARLAENCRRALRRTFLILTPLVVAAAALAPVGLLLFGEGYAENATDLMRLIALAALPRAVVELYLGALRALRRAGMIVFVQFAMATLAIGGAQLLLPVYGITGVGMAIFGSQTIMALAVLPGLRRIAAGRSGSPEPARLHPPDHPDGVES, encoded by the coding sequence GTGAGCGGCGACGTGCGGCCCGCCGAACGGCCGGCGGGCCTGCGGCGCTGGCTGCCGTCCGACCTCAACGACCCGCTGCTGCGCAACGCGTACGCCCTGATGCTGAACGCCGGAGCCGGCGCGGCCATCGGGCTCGGCTACTGGACCGTCACGGCCCGCGTCTTCGACGAGAAGGACGTGGGCGTCGGGATGGCGATCCTGGCGGCCATGCGGTTCCTCGCCGCGATCACCTCGTTCGGCTTCGTCGGCACGGTGGCCCGGTTCGTCCCCCAGAGCGGCCGGCAGACCGGGCGGTTCGTCGGCACCGTGTACCTGGCCGGGGCCGGGCTGGCGGTCGTCGCGTGCCTGGTTTTCCTGCTGACGCTGCCGAGCTGGGGGGAGACCTACAGCCTGCTGTCGGGCTGGACGGCGGGGGTGATCTTCACGGCCATGGTGATCGTGTGGGGCATCTGCACGCTGCAGGACGTGGTGCTCACGGCCCTGCGCAAGGCGCCGTGGGTGCCCGTGGCCAACCTGATCTTCTGGGTCATCCGGTTCGGGGTGCTGGCGGCGTGCGCGTTCGCGCTGGCCTCGTCGTCGGGCGTCGCCGTGTCCTGGGTGGTCTTCCTGGCCTGGATCGGGCCGGGGCTGCTGGTGGCGCTGTGCCTGAACACGATCGTCTTCCGGCGGCTGATCCCCCAGCACGCCAGGGTGACCGCCGCCGACAGGCTGCCGCCGACCCGGCAGATCGGCAGGTTCCTGGCCGGCGACTACGCGGGCTCCATCTTCACCCTGCTGTTCAACTACGGCGTGCCCGTCCTGGTGGCCGCGCAGGTCACCGAGGAGATGAACGCCTACTACGGGCTGACCATCACGCTCGGCGCCATGCTGGAGATGCTCAGCTACACGATGGCCTCCTCGCTGACCGTGGAGGGGGCGTTCGACTCGGCCCGGCTGGCGGAGAACTGCCGTCGGGCGCTGCGCCGGACGTTCCTGATCCTCACGCCGCTGGTGGTCGCCGCGGCGGCGCTGGCGCCCGTCGGGCTGCTGCTGTTCGGTGAGGGGTACGCCGAGAACGCCACCGACCTGATGCGGCTCATCGCTCTCGCGGCGCTGCCCCGGGCGGTGGTCGAGTTGTACCTGGGCGCGCTGCGGGCGCTGCGCCGCGCCGGGATGATCGTGTTCGTGCAGTTCGCCATGGCCACGCTGGCCATCGGCGGGGCACAGCTCCTGTTGCCGGTCTACGGCATCACCGGGGTGGGCATGGCGATCTTCGGCAGCCAGACCATCATGGCGCTGGCCGTGCTGCCCGGGCTGCGGCGGATCGCCGCGGGCCGGTCAGGGAGCCCCGAACCCGCGCGCCTCCATCCGCCGGACCACCCAGACGGGGTTGAGTCGTAG
- a CDS encoding glycosyltransferase family 2 protein yields MAESGVSSSWPEVGVVVCTRGDRPEMLREALKGIEAQDYPGRVATVVVFDGNDPDPDLVSDDPARPVKVVRNSRQRGLPAARNCGILTHGDEVEWVAFCDDDDTWLPTRVRVQIEALRRHPDAVFATCGSLIVHPEWTRHIPLDKERVPFTDLLDGRQPAMHPSGFLARRAALVGDEVGLFSETIPSGYGEDYEMLLRAAKYAPIVHVPGEHLHVAMHGQSHFAGRWDTIAEALQWLLERYPEIRTSRKGYSRLAGQVAFTRVAVGRRAEALRWAARAFATDPREIRSYGVAVIALLRLNPVWVVRRMEARGFGAP; encoded by the coding sequence ATGGCGGAATCAGGCGTTTCTTCCTCCTGGCCGGAAGTCGGCGTCGTGGTCTGCACGCGCGGCGACCGGCCAGAGATGCTGCGAGAGGCGCTCAAGGGGATCGAGGCCCAGGACTACCCCGGCAGGGTCGCCACCGTGGTCGTCTTCGACGGCAACGACCCCGATCCCGACCTGGTCTCCGACGACCCGGCCCGGCCGGTCAAGGTGGTCCGCAACAGCCGGCAGCGCGGGTTGCCGGCCGCCCGCAACTGCGGCATCCTCACCCACGGCGACGAGGTCGAGTGGGTGGCCTTCTGCGACGACGACGACACCTGGTTGCCGACCCGGGTCCGGGTGCAGATCGAGGCCCTGCGCCGCCACCCCGACGCGGTCTTCGCCACCTGCGGCTCGCTGATCGTGCACCCCGAGTGGACCCGCCACATCCCGCTCGACAAGGAGCGCGTGCCGTTCACCGACCTGCTCGACGGCCGCCAGCCGGCGATGCACCCCTCCGGCTTCCTCGCCCGGCGGGCGGCGCTCGTGGGCGACGAGGTGGGGCTGTTCTCCGAGACGATCCCGAGCGGCTACGGCGAGGACTACGAGATGCTGCTGCGGGCCGCCAAGTACGCGCCGATCGTGCACGTGCCCGGCGAGCACCTGCACGTGGCCATGCACGGCCAGTCCCACTTCGCCGGGCGCTGGGACACCATCGCCGAGGCCCTGCAGTGGCTGCTGGAGCGCTATCCCGAGATCCGCACCTCCCGCAAGGGCTACTCCCGGCTGGCCGGCCAGGTGGCGTTCACCCGCGTCGCCGTGGGGCGCCGCGCCGAGGCGCTGCGCTGGGCGGCGCGGGCCTTCGCCACCGACCCGCGGGAGATCAGGTCCTACGGCGTCGCCGTGATCGCCCTGCTACGACTCAACCCCGTCTGGGTGGTCCGGCGGATGGAGGCGCGCGGGTTCGGGGCTCCCTGA
- a CDS encoding DegT/DnrJ/EryC1/StrS family aminotransferase, which translates to MRLREVGEDALTWPLTRRTGRPGLYVPSARLGLYLALRGLVPRGSRILMSPVNCETVLFAAVAAGLRPVMAPVSPDDATIDVDLVDWRGIGAVVATHMYGLPGQIERLAAECDRRGVVLVEDCAHAYLTEVDGRHVGTFGAAGAFSLSKHPRAGAGGVLTVADAATRDRLAALRDGLLTAPSTGGEARSMLGPLLRDAVYALRLSTPAWRAARALGIEATHTSDDTRARDLAATAAEHEELPAFDRWMSVGSGGYRTAHGPLLRRFAVRRQRTAERERERRVRGVRLLAELPVVAPSVRRFADQPLFRVPLIVEDRDAAKAALERRGVITTALYTPPLDDDFGPALAEPGPTPETALWWTRHVLPVDPLQAARALPVLRTLGAPVRPAIR; encoded by the coding sequence ATGCGGCTTCGTGAGGTGGGCGAGGACGCCCTGACCTGGCCGCTGACGCGGCGGACCGGCCGGCCCGGCCTCTATGTCCCCTCTGCCCGGCTCGGCCTCTACCTCGCCCTGCGCGGGCTGGTGCCGCGGGGGAGCCGGATCCTCATGTCGCCGGTCAACTGCGAGACCGTGTTGTTCGCCGCGGTCGCCGCCGGTCTGCGTCCCGTCATGGCGCCGGTCTCCCCCGACGACGCCACCATCGACGTCGACCTGGTCGACTGGCGCGGCATCGGCGCCGTGGTCGCCACCCACATGTACGGGCTGCCCGGTCAGATCGAGCGGCTGGCGGCCGAGTGCGACAGGCGCGGCGTCGTGCTCGTCGAGGACTGCGCCCACGCCTACCTGACGGAGGTGGACGGGCGGCACGTCGGCACGTTCGGCGCGGCCGGCGCGTTCAGCCTGTCCAAGCACCCGAGGGCCGGGGCGGGTGGCGTGCTGACCGTCGCCGACGCCGCAACCCGCGACCGGCTGGCCGCGCTGCGCGACGGGCTGCTCACCGCGCCGTCCACGGGCGGCGAGGCGCGCTCGATGCTGGGGCCGCTGCTGCGCGACGCCGTCTACGCGCTGCGGCTGAGCACGCCGGCCTGGCGGGCGGCCCGCGCGCTGGGCATCGAGGCCACCCACACCAGCGACGACACCCGCGCCCGCGACCTGGCGGCGACGGCGGCCGAGCACGAGGAGCTGCCGGCGTTCGACCGCTGGATGTCGGTGGGGTCCGGCGGCTACCGCACCGCCCACGGCCCGCTGCTGCGCCGCTTCGCGGTCAGGCGGCAGCGCACGGCCGAGCGCGAGCGCGAGCGGCGCGTGCGGGGCGTGCGGCTGCTGGCCGAGCTGCCGGTGGTGGCGCCCTCGGTGCGGCGCTTCGCCGACCAGCCGCTGTTCAGGGTGCCGTTGATCGTCGAGGACCGCGACGCGGCCAAGGCGGCGCTGGAACGGCGCGGCGTCATCACCACGGCCCTCTACACGCCGCCGCTCGACGACGACTTCGGCCCGGCGCTCGCCGAGCCGGGACCCACGCCCGAGACGGCTCTGTGGTGGACCCGGCACGTCCTGCCGGTGGACCCGCTCCAGGCCGCCCGCGCGCTGCCGGTGCTGCGCACGCTCGGCGCGCCGGTGCGCCCGGCGATCCGCTGA
- a CDS encoding glycoside hydrolase family 26 protein yields MPQETGGKHAVPRKSRRKLWAVLAGFSVLVAGGAVVYVAARPDREAVAQGAAVPRRPCSAPATLRLGPACGAWWGIYTPPVQGSMLTSVSGLERQVGRTFDIVFTYHDMSESRNGMMLRDDEPELGRDRLLLLGWESERWESGDSIPWQAIARGEADASVIDPQAQRIKAYGKPVLVGFDGEMELRPDSGTPAEYIAAYRHIVHRFRELGVTNVAWVWGVTGYYPYRNRWKAFYPGDAYVDWVSYDPYNFARCRNAAWQSFEDTIEPTYDWLMSNGFGRKPFILSEYGTETDPKDPDARGRWYEDVPGVLEDLPNIKAVVQWNAVDDNKCDFTLTGPGTLATFAEAGRAPYVRRDLPKTPA; encoded by the coding sequence ATGCCGCAGGAGACCGGGGGCAAGCACGCCGTCCCTCGCAAAAGCCGTCGCAAGCTGTGGGCCGTGCTGGCCGGGTTCTCGGTGCTGGTGGCCGGAGGGGCCGTGGTCTACGTCGCCGCCAGGCCCGACAGGGAGGCGGTCGCGCAGGGGGCGGCGGTTCCGCGGCGGCCCTGCTCGGCGCCGGCCACACTGAGGCTGGGGCCCGCGTGCGGCGCCTGGTGGGGGATCTACACCCCGCCCGTGCAGGGCAGCATGCTCACCTCGGTGTCCGGCCTGGAGCGGCAGGTCGGACGGACGTTCGACATCGTGTTCACCTACCACGACATGTCCGAGTCGCGTAACGGCATGATGCTCCGCGACGACGAGCCCGAACTGGGCCGCGACCGGCTGCTGCTGCTCGGCTGGGAGTCCGAGCGCTGGGAGAGCGGCGACAGCATCCCGTGGCAGGCCATCGCCCGCGGCGAGGCCGACGCGAGCGTCATCGACCCGCAGGCGCAGCGGATCAAGGCGTACGGCAAGCCGGTGCTCGTCGGCTTCGACGGCGAGATGGAGCTGCGGCCCGACAGCGGCACCCCGGCCGAGTACATCGCGGCCTACCGGCACATCGTCCACAGGTTCAGGGAGCTCGGGGTCACCAACGTGGCGTGGGTGTGGGGCGTCACCGGCTACTACCCCTACCGCAACCGGTGGAAGGCGTTCTACCCGGGCGACGCCTACGTCGACTGGGTCAGCTACGACCCCTACAACTTCGCCCGCTGCCGCAACGCCGCCTGGCAGAGCTTCGAGGACACCATCGAGCCCACCTACGACTGGCTCATGAGCAACGGGTTCGGCCGCAAGCCGTTCATCCTGAGCGAGTACGGCACCGAGACCGACCCGAAGGACCCCGACGCGCGCGGCCGGTGGTACGAGGACGTCCCCGGGGTGCTGGAGGACCTGCCGAACATCAAGGCCGTCGTCCAGTGGAACGCTGTAGACGACAACAAGTGCGACTTCACGCTCACCGGCCCCGGCACCCTGGCCACCTTCGCCGAGGCGGGCAGGGCGCCGTACGTTCGCAGGGACCTGCCGAAGACGCCGGCCTGA
- a CDS encoding glycosyltransferase family 2 protein gives MEGRNTDEVTDDSATRAIRLPRGPLSPPDEPPDAEDGDGSETIQVLRVPARSDRDDAGPAAADDASSDEGDAADIDADRTLPARPLPVRTVPAGDGAGSRADDHDADDTTQEAAGTDTAESGDAVDGAEASPSEDVTATQVWALADVRRLLDKAAKTTPDTTPPSASGSTTATTADADTSDSTAGSASGSGADTTASAEPDTAADVAVPGGVAEVAAPEGVAEAEDDATYTRPIPKITLRKEEPAPEAAGAEPAVPDELPSALRETPTLSVVIVTGEVAAWHNLRVTLASMRAQQAPPEQIIVVVDHCPELAELARSALDGVVVLHNEGHRGVAAARNLGLSAATGDVVAFHDDETAAEPDWSACLLEAFADRHVLAVRSNLTLRWVSGRPTWFPEELTWLMGDSCTGSPEEGEPLSDLYGAGLAFRREALEAAGGFPEDLDHQAGNVLAEPPGGVKAELWHRLRDRHPNGKVVYEPAANVRSGISARRATRGYVLARCVAEGKSLAAVPQRDRGRRELSNHLAQVKASLPRTAFHAITLTGPNNVKPWQALLTRLMAMVATLFGYLSGRLDSTRTDHIPQASNLTWFIARTALPVSTILWGLSLRAVNLDEMTDLGLLTVLPATFWVAIGLMVIGFVALLGDRHALELWHAGYVLILIAVLHATPSLLYPTLRYSWAWKHVSVIDYLIRHGATDPGNGPLSAYHQWPGFFSFFALMTETAGLDNAVDIAKWGPLAFNVATLLPLLLLFRTVTRDRQLIWGAIWVYFSCSWVGQDYFSPQATTLALYLIVLAVVVRRFRRGPIRAGADPDGLAAEPPPMTSTFARLTWTLLLVVPIAAIASSHQLTPLMLVATLAFLFVLRRYRNLGILLLSAALAGGWAVGIAWSLLESKLNYIIESLGDAQSNLNAGLVALGDVAPGQVIVAYADRALSGGLWLLAIAGAVLRRRWLRRPGLPLLMIGLSPLVFLAAGSYGGEIIFRVYLFTLPLTAFLAASVFLPNRRAWVRVTVLPVVLLLMVGGFFFGNYGKEQSNYFTLDEVRLVKQLHRIAPENSLIVAPTFYLPGAYDDYERFDQLWLDELPPSRTAVPNLPAYVPTLAEFVRKPTPSLVSLMSKIPPGAKGYLVLNRAQRPATETAGILPKGTIDRLKREVETSGRFKLVLSSAGGVVYELLPARKK, from the coding sequence GTGGAGGGCAGGAACACCGACGAGGTGACCGACGACTCGGCCACCAGGGCCATCCGGCTACCGCGCGGCCCCCTCTCCCCTCCCGACGAGCCACCGGACGCCGAGGATGGCGACGGGTCGGAGACGATCCAGGTGCTCCGCGTGCCCGCCCGATCCGATCGCGACGACGCCGGGCCCGCGGCTGCCGACGACGCCTCTTCGGACGAGGGCGACGCGGCCGACATCGATGCCGACCGCACGCTGCCCGCGCGTCCCCTGCCCGTCCGGACCGTCCCCGCCGGCGATGGCGCCGGATCCCGGGCCGATGACCACGACGCGGACGACACGACCCAGGAGGCCGCCGGCACGGACACCGCCGAGAGCGGTGATGCCGTGGACGGTGCGGAGGCGTCCCCGAGCGAGGACGTGACGGCGACCCAGGTGTGGGCCTTAGCGGACGTCCGGCGACTCCTGGACAAGGCCGCGAAGACGACACCGGACACCACACCGCCCAGCGCTTCCGGCAGCACGACGGCCACGACGGCGGACGCGGACACCTCGGACAGCACCGCAGGCAGCGCATCGGGCAGCGGGGCGGACACGACGGCCAGCGCAGAGCCGGACACTGCGGCGGACGTCGCCGTGCCGGGAGGCGTGGCGGAGGTCGCCGCTCCCGAGGGCGTGGCGGAGGCCGAGGACGACGCCACCTACACCCGTCCGATCCCCAAGATCACCCTCAGGAAGGAGGAGCCCGCCCCGGAGGCCGCCGGCGCCGAGCCCGCCGTCCCCGACGAGCTCCCCTCTGCCCTGCGGGAGACTCCCACGCTCTCGGTGGTCATCGTGACCGGCGAGGTGGCCGCGTGGCACAACCTGCGGGTCACGCTCGCCTCGATGCGCGCCCAGCAGGCACCCCCCGAGCAGATCATCGTCGTCGTCGACCACTGTCCCGAGCTGGCCGAACTGGCCCGGTCCGCGCTCGACGGCGTCGTCGTGCTGCACAACGAGGGCCACCGGGGCGTGGCCGCGGCCCGCAACCTCGGCCTGTCGGCGGCCACCGGCGACGTGGTGGCCTTCCACGACGACGAGACCGCCGCCGAGCCCGACTGGTCGGCCTGCCTGCTGGAGGCGTTCGCCGACCGTCACGTGCTGGCCGTCCGGAGCAACCTGACCCTGCGCTGGGTGTCGGGGCGGCCCACGTGGTTCCCCGAGGAACTGACCTGGCTCATGGGCGACTCGTGCACGGGCTCGCCCGAGGAGGGCGAGCCGCTGTCCGACCTGTACGGCGCGGGCCTGGCGTTCCGGCGCGAGGCGCTGGAGGCGGCCGGCGGGTTCCCCGAGGACCTGGACCACCAGGCCGGCAACGTGCTGGCCGAGCCGCCCGGCGGCGTCAAGGCCGAGCTGTGGCACCGGCTGCGCGACCGGCATCCGAACGGCAAGGTCGTCTACGAGCCGGCGGCCAACGTCCGCTCCGGCATCTCCGCCCGGCGCGCCACCCGTGGCTACGTGCTGGCCCGCTGCGTCGCCGAGGGCAAGTCGCTGGCCGCCGTGCCGCAGCGCGACCGGGGCCGCAGGGAGCTGAGCAACCACCTGGCGCAGGTGAAGGCCTCGCTGCCGCGGACGGCGTTCCACGCGATCACGCTGACCGGTCCCAACAACGTCAAGCCGTGGCAGGCGCTGCTGACCCGGCTGATGGCGATGGTCGCCACGCTCTTCGGCTACCTGAGCGGCCGCCTCGACTCCACGCGCACCGACCACATCCCGCAGGCCAGCAACCTGACGTGGTTCATCGCGCGGACCGCGCTGCCGGTCTCCACCATCCTGTGGGGACTGTCGCTGCGCGCGGTCAACCTCGACGAGATGACCGACCTGGGGTTGCTGACGGTCCTGCCGGCCACCTTCTGGGTGGCGATAGGGCTCATGGTCATCGGGTTCGTCGCCCTGCTCGGCGACCGGCACGCGCTGGAGCTGTGGCACGCCGGCTACGTGCTGATCCTCATCGCCGTGCTGCACGCCACGCCCAGCCTGCTCTATCCCACGCTGCGCTACTCGTGGGCGTGGAAACACGTGTCGGTCATCGACTACCTGATACGACACGGGGCGACCGATCCCGGCAACGGGCCGCTGTCGGCCTACCACCAGTGGCCCGGCTTCTTCTCGTTCTTCGCGCTGATGACCGAGACCGCCGGGCTGGACAACGCGGTCGACATCGCCAAGTGGGGGCCGCTGGCGTTCAACGTGGCCACCCTGCTGCCGCTGCTGCTGCTGTTCCGCACGGTGACCCGGGACCGGCAGCTCATCTGGGGCGCGATCTGGGTCTACTTCTCCTGCTCGTGGGTCGGCCAGGACTACTTCTCGCCGCAGGCGACCACGCTGGCGCTCTACCTGATCGTGCTGGCGGTGGTGGTGCGGCGCTTCCGGCGGGGGCCGATCCGGGCCGGTGCCGACCCCGACGGGCTGGCCGCCGAGCCGCCGCCCATGACCTCGACCTTCGCCCGGCTGACGTGGACGCTGCTGCTCGTCGTCCCGATCGCCGCCATCGCCTCCTCGCACCAGCTCACCCCGCTCATGCTGGTCGCGACGCTGGCCTTCCTGTTCGTGCTGCGCAGGTACCGCAACCTCGGCATCCTGCTGCTGAGCGCCGCCCTGGCCGGCGGGTGGGCGGTCGGCATCGCGTGGAGCCTGCTGGAGAGCAAGCTCAACTACATCATCGAGTCGCTGGGCGACGCCCAGTCCAACCTCAACGCGGGGCTCGTCGCACTCGGCGACGTCGCGCCGGGCCAGGTGATCGTGGCCTACGCCGACCGGGCCCTGTCGGGCGGGCTGTGGCTGCTGGCCATCGCCGGCGCCGTCCTGCGCAGGCGATGGCTGCGCAGGCCCGGCCTGCCGCTGCTGATGATCGGGCTGAGCCCGCTGGTGTTCCTGGCGGCCGGCAGCTACGGCGGCGAGATCATCTTCCGCGTCTACCTGTTCACGCTGCCTCTCACGGCGTTCCTGGCGGCGTCGGTGTTCCTGCCCAACCGCCGCGCGTGGGTGAGGGTGACGGTCCTGCCGGTCGTGCTGCTGCTCATGGTCGGGGGCTTCTTCTTCGGCAACTACGGCAAGGAGCAGAGCAACTACTTCACGCTGGACGAGGTGCGGCTGGTCAAGCAGCTCCACCGGATCGCGCCGGAGAACTCCCTGATCGTGGCGCCCACGTTCTACCTGCCGGGCGCGTACGACGACTACGAAAGGTTCGACCAGCTCTGGCTGGACGAGCTGCCCCCCTCGCGCACGGCGGTGCCCAACCTGCCCGCGTACGTGCCGACCCTGGCGGAGTTCGTGCGGAAGCCGACGCCCTCGCTCGTCAGCCTCATGTCGAAGATCCCGCCGGGGGCCAAGGGCTACCTGGTGCTCAACCGGGCGCAACGGCCGGCGACGGAGACGGCGGGCATCCTGCCGAAGGGCACCATCGACCGGCTCAAGCGCGAGGTGGAGACCAGCGGCCGCTTCAAGCTCGTGCTGAGCAGTGCCGGCGGGGTCGTCTACGAGCTGCTTCCTGCGAGGAAAAAATGA
- a CDS encoding SDR family oxidoreductase, protein MSSVALITGAASGIGAATAHRLADGGARCVLVDLDHDAVERLAKELGGTALTGDVTERETSERAVALALETYGRLDLVHLNAGIVSGVDLSAFDPERYRRAVGVNMDGVVFGVAAALPALRRSGGGAIVVTASLAGLVGYDGDPVYTMTKHAVVGLVRALAQPLAADGIRIGAVCPGFTDTPLVSEMRETFRGAGFPLLTAEDVAAAVESAFYAEEPGAVLVVQPGRLPVPYRFAGVPGPAGGQRPPEEVHGTTSG, encoded by the coding sequence ATGAGCTCAGTGGCGTTGATCACCGGCGCGGCCAGCGGGATCGGGGCCGCCACGGCCCACCGGCTGGCCGACGGCGGGGCACGGTGCGTCCTGGTCGACCTCGACCACGACGCCGTCGAGCGGCTGGCCAAGGAGCTCGGCGGCACGGCGCTGACGGGCGACGTCACCGAGCGCGAGACGTCGGAGCGGGCCGTCGCCCTCGCCCTGGAGACCTACGGGCGGCTCGACCTGGTCCACCTGAACGCCGGGATCGTCAGCGGCGTCGACCTGTCCGCCTTCGACCCGGAGCGCTACCGCCGGGCGGTCGGCGTGAACATGGACGGCGTCGTGTTCGGCGTCGCGGCGGCGCTGCCCGCGCTGCGCCGGTCGGGCGGCGGCGCGATCGTGGTGACGGCGTCACTCGCCGGGCTGGTCGGCTACGACGGCGACCCGGTCTACACGATGACCAAGCACGCCGTGGTGGGACTGGTGCGCGCGCTGGCCCAGCCGCTCGCCGCCGACGGCATCCGCATCGGCGCGGTCTGCCCTGGCTTCACCGACACGCCACTGGTGTCGGAGATGCGTGAGACGTTCCGCGGCGCGGGGTTCCCGCTGCTGACGGCCGAGGACGTGGCCGCCGCCGTGGAGTCGGCCTTCTACGCCGAGGAGCCGGGTGCCGTCCTCGTGGTGCAGCCGGGCAGGTTGCCCGTGCCGTACCGGTTCGCGGGCGTCCCGGGCCCGGCCGGCGGCCAGCGGCCCCCCGAAGAGGTGCACGGCACCACGAGCGGCTGA
- a CDS encoding phosphotransferase family protein: MTVPGIDWPRLAAWLAAHVPSAGEPLGVSLISGGKSNLTYLVEASEQPVVLRRPPLGHVLPTAHDMRREWRVISALAGTPVPVPPALAFCADEDVVGAPFYVMGHVAGTAVLAKEQLGDLPPERARRLAERLAEVLAAIHDVDYRQAGLADFGRPEGYLARQLQRWEQQWERSKTADLPEYDRLVARLRRRMPATSASTLVHGDYRLDNTLVRLTAEPPEILAVVDWEMSTLGDPLADLGLTLTYWQDPGDDERAGLPVAGDVTLAPGFLNAAEFAAHYAKVSGRDIADLGFYVAFGNFKLAVIVEGIHARFRQGKTVGEGFDGIGAAVPTLIARAHRMLDQEAP, from the coding sequence ATGACCGTACCCGGCATTGACTGGCCCCGGCTGGCCGCGTGGCTGGCCGCGCACGTCCCGAGCGCGGGCGAGCCCCTGGGGGTGTCGCTGATCTCCGGCGGGAAGTCGAACCTCACCTACCTCGTGGAGGCGAGCGAGCAGCCCGTCGTGCTGCGCCGCCCGCCGCTCGGTCACGTGCTGCCGACGGCGCATGACATGCGGCGCGAGTGGCGGGTCATCTCCGCCCTGGCCGGCACGCCCGTGCCGGTCCCGCCCGCCCTGGCCTTCTGCGCCGACGAGGACGTCGTCGGCGCGCCGTTCTACGTCATGGGCCACGTGGCCGGGACGGCCGTTCTCGCGAAGGAGCAGCTCGGCGACCTGCCGCCCGAGCGGGCGCGGCGGCTGGCCGAACGGCTCGCCGAGGTCCTCGCCGCCATCCACGACGTCGACTACCGGCAGGCGGGCCTGGCCGACTTCGGCCGCCCCGAGGGCTACCTCGCCCGCCAGCTCCAGCGCTGGGAACAGCAGTGGGAACGGTCGAAGACCGCCGACCTGCCCGAGTACGACCGCCTGGTCGCCCGGCTGCGCCGACGCATGCCCGCCACGTCCGCGAGCACCCTCGTCCACGGCGACTACCGGCTGGACAACACGCTGGTGCGCCTGACCGCCGAGCCGCCGGAGATCCTGGCCGTGGTCGACTGGGAGATGTCCACCCTCGGCGATCCCCTGGCCGACCTGGGCCTCACCCTCACCTACTGGCAGGATCCCGGCGACGACGAGCGCGCCGGCCTGCCCGTCGCCGGCGACGTGACGCTCGCGCCCGGCTTCCTCAACGCCGCCGAGTTCGCCGCCCACTACGCCAAGGTGTCCGGCCGTGACATCGCCGACCTGGGCTTCTACGTGGCGTTCGGCAACTTCAAGCTCGCCGTGATCGTGGAGGGTATCCACGCCCGCTTCCGGCAGGGTAAGACCGTGGGGGAGGGATTCGACGGCATCGGCGCCGCCGTGCCCACTCTGATCGCCCGTGCCCACCGCATGCTCGACCAGGAGGCCCCATGA